In Scleropages formosus chromosome 6, fSclFor1.1, whole genome shotgun sequence, the genomic stretch TTACGTACTGAAGAGAAAGCCAGGAGAACACTCGAATATTAACACTTGGAGAGAGGAAGGTAGACAGAAGCAGTTAGGAAAGCATGGTGaacccctttttaaaaaaactaggTTGAGGGATATCCAGTGCAGTTTGTAATGAAGCCTTTTACAACAGAGACATAAACCAGCAGTGAACGTGCTCAGATCCTAATTTGTAATCATGATCTTCGAGTCCAGTTACTCGGCAGCTGGGGCACTGAAGAGATTTGTGATGCCACTTGCTGGATATTGAAAAAAGCCAGGAGGTCATGCTCTCCAGAGCGTGAAGGAGTTGACCGTTTCACAACCATGTCCCCTCTGCTTTTTGTGTAGGGCTCCTTTTCTACCTTTGTCGGCCCTTTTCTGAAATAAGAAGAACAGGACCTTCCGCAACATTGCCAagatttctcagttttttcgTTTTCGTATGTTGATCAAGAAATTAATGAGaattttttctagtttttcaGTTCTTCCCTTTACCAGACATCTAGATTAGAAATTACTATCTTATTTTGCTGAACCGTTGCCCAAAGAGACTCACAATAGTTTACCTGCTGATACAGTATGTTTTCTTACTACTGCATGGCGATTTAGGGCAATGTTCTTGTCAGGGGTACTGAGGAAATAACAGGGATTTGAAGCCAGTGTCTTCAGGTTACAAGATAACAACTCCAACAAATGCACCACCTTCAGCtaagatgaaatgaaataaactttCAAAGAATATATTGGATTACATTCAATAACTTTAATATCTACAGTCACatgttattaaacataaaaaaatctattagCCATGTTTGCAGCTGGACTCATCTGCCCCTACAAAGCACACATCTAAAGCTCTGTATCTGTGACTCAGGAATGTGATCTCAAAATAATTCTGCTAATCTATCATTTCTTCTGGAAGTCCCCTGTGATATATAATGTAAGCTCAGCTGCTGAGTTTAGCCCACTGAAGTTCACCTGCACAGCAGTTATTCTGCCAAAAGAAATTACATTATCCTTGTCAGTCGAAATGAGAATAATGTATGGTCTTTTATGCTGAAATCCAGATATTATTTAGCaacttgttaaatatttttttcagatttatggTAGTTGTGTAAGTGTAAGGTGAGTAGATAGAATTGGTAAAATGTGATAGTccagcaaaaatacatttagaaaattatttacactttcaaggtaaagatatttttaaaaatatgagtaTTTTTTATTCCAGGACTGTAAAAATTCTTTTATAGCTTCACATATTTTGCTATATAGTCAACCTAGAGTCAATACTGTGATCCACCAAATGCTATATTGTCTTTATCAGTTTTAGTACTGATTATGGGGACTGAAATGATTGTAATAActgacagaagaaagaaaaaagtaacagtaagaaaaaactgaacactATTACttcaagtattaaaaaaaaaatcatttaaatttggAAGCATGATTATAAGTTCCCatccaatccatccatccaatttcaataaccatgTGGATCTAAAATAATAGTTACTTACTGTACCTGAAATTgttggctttttgttttccttgtcgATTACAATCTATGTAAATTTATAGGTCCAtgatgatacagtaaaatgagtTCTAATGTGATGACtgtattatacatttacatttgttagaGTATGAACATTCAGTGAATCTATTGCAGTTCAAAGATTTTATGAATATTTCCTTTTTGACTGTGTCTGAAAGCATCACTAATTTACTGTTAATAGTAaagtccatatttaaaaagatatCGCACACAAGTTCATGCAGGATTGTTCTTCATACAGTGTTTATCCAAGCAATTTACATTCTGTTATGGCCTGGCATTGGAAAAGGAGAGTTTATCCAGATAGGTGAGAACCTTGCATTTCACTAGTCCATAGTAGGTTACCAGCATGGAGCAATTCCCTTTGCTTTGCAGATCATTCCAGATGAGAGGCAACTCACTGGTCCCAACATCAGCTGAGCTGAAGAGAAAGCGATAGCAGCAGATGTTGTAGTGGATGTGCCTCTCCCCAGAAAAGCGGAAGCTGTGAGTTGGCACCACACCAGCACGCTGGGCACACAAACCCACAAAAACGTCATATGGTACAGGGGCCACCACACCTGACGAGGCCACGTACACCTTCCGTGCCACATCCTGGGACACCACAAAGGCCAAGCCTGCGCAGTAGTCTGGGAAGTACTTGTGAGAGTACTGGTTTGGAGAGACGTAGCGTGTGCTCCGAGGATCCCGGTCTGGCATGTCCTGGTGCACTACGCGACCCATGTATAGATCCTCTGGGTGCCTGCGGAGGGTCAGGAGGTACTCCCCTAGGGCCAGGATGTTAATGAATGCACTCTCATCAGTTATCAAGATGAATCGGGCAAAAGGGCAATATGTAACTGCCCACTGCATTGCCAGAACAGTCTTGGAAATCAAGTTCTTGTGGGAGTCGATGAACCACCCTTGGATGATGTCTGCATAATGCTTGGATTCCACCATAATAGCAGCTTGGGTGGTGGGTGAATGGGAAGACCCCAGCAAGAACAGTGTCTGGACGAGGAACCCCTGCACATGAGTGCGGTTAGCCCATGTCCCTCGAATGTTCTCCCGGCGGCTGGAGTTTTCAGGAGTGCTGAAGACCAGCGTTAGCAGAAAGACATCTTGGTCGGTGCAGACCCGAGGGTTGCTGATAACATACCAATGAGTGTCATTTGCCCTTACTGCATTCATGTCAAGCTTCCGGGCCTGCTCTCGTATTTCCAGCACTTTTGCATCCATGTAGGTCCTTGGAGCTGGCTGGAGGAGGTATTCCTCCACGAAATCGGCGCCAAAGAGCAGAGCATGGAACAAGAGCACATTGAAAAGCAGGAAACACCACTGGTGGGTGCGCAGCCTGCAGAATGACATCTGCAAGTAGAAGCAAAGAGAGCCTTCCATTTAACATTATAGGTGCATGCAACAGACCTGGGAAGCAGttatccagtaaaaaaaaaaaaaaagaaaaaacacacaaatgaaaggaaaaacgTCTGATTATGTTTAAGATCTTACCTGCATGATAGGGCAATTATATGAACTGTCTTCAACCAgtgcaacaaacacacagcagtgcgGCAGATCAGGTCCGTTGGAGTCACAGAGCCCAAAGTAGGACAATGGTTTCGTTACTGATGACCGTCTATTCTCAGTTTCCCAGTCATGAAATATTAAGCTAGAATGGGTACAAGGTATTACCTTACTATTATCTTCAGACAGTGATAGTAGCCTGCCACGTTAATATATTGATGAACCGGCTAAATGAGTATGATTTCAGACACGATAGAAAAGAAAAACgccataaaattaaaaagtgctgTAAGCTGTTTAGTGAGTTTAAACACCAAATAAGAATAATACTTGCTTACATTTGCGCATAGATATGCATCATTTTTCGCCAAGCACAATTTCCAGGGCCGTTGATGAAACAACGTAAAcagaaaaccacacacagagcaatatGTCAGGCTGATGAATGTGATTGTGTTCTTTGTGCATTGCCTCCAAAAAAGAAAGGAGTGCGTTTTCTACCTGGACAACTAGCTCACATCGCAGGGTCCAGAAAATTGTCCCAGGAGCCAGTTCTTCAGTGTTCATGCTTACTTTCCAGTTCAGTACCACAAAGCCAAGAGCAGCCTCTTTACACATCATCAGCACTGGTGGAATccattaataaattatacaatGAAAATAGCAAAGTGTATCTCTGGCACTTGCTAAAGTGGTGTAAATTTTTCCCCATTGttgtttacaatgttaatgaaAGTGTCAGGGAAGCTCCAAATTCTGTTACTAAACCCAAGTCTGGCAATACTGAGAAATACAGGATTTTAAATCGAAATGCTTTGTTCtcactttttgttttgcctGCAAAATGCAGCAACAAGACGATGGACTCATTCCACAGGGTTATTCGTCTTTGCCGGCTTGATAGCTCCACACAGTTTccgcagatttttttttggtggcacGTTCATTCTGTGAACGTTGCAGTCCACTAATCCCAAAGATGCTCTGTTGCCTTGATAGATACTGGAAGTATCAGTCTGAGGAAGGCTGTACTGGCTATACTGAGGAAGCGACAACAGGAACAACAACAACGTTTTGTACTTTGTGGCAGTCAGACAATGCTCAGCTGGCACCAGATCACATGTCTGCTGGAATCTCATCTTCTTGTTCTGAGTGGAAAGAAGATGAATGCATGGCCTTCTTTTCTCTAATGCTGTTTGTGATAGAGAGCGTCACTCTTTTCATAATCTGCATTAACCAGTCAACCGGTTAGTTTGGACCAACTCTTCTGTCCAGATTGTGCTATTAAAATATTGCCCATGTTGTGAACTGCTGAAGAATCCAATTtacaagaagggtctgaaaacacatctttttccAACCTCACTCTGGATGCATCTACTccgtacatttacattccattATTTATCACAatggggggtgtgatggtgcagtgggttggactgggtcctgctttctggtgggtctggggttcaagtcccgcttggggtgccttgcaatggactggtgtcctgtcctggatatgtctcctccccctccagccttatgccctgagttgctgggtttggctccccGCAacactgtatgggacaagcggttcagaaaatgtgtgtgtgtgtgtgcatatttgtcacaattatccattttaaaaaagtgtaccCGGTTGCATTCAACTAATTGACTACTTTGAGaattgcatttctgcatttatattgCTACATCTGTTGCTgaatcttttgttttctttgagtgGTAAATCACTTTGGGTAAAAGCTTCTGTATGCAACATCTTACCATTATTACTTGGTGAATCAAATTCTTTGAGTACTTTAGAATACAATTGCACAATCTGAGTCTGCATGTGTATTAAAAGCGAAACCTCTCTAAGTATAATTTTAAACATACAGTAATCATGGTTATGTAATGTAATTACCTATTGCATCCTACATTCTCAACCTTCAGATTCATGCAAAATCTTGCACTTTCTCATCTGGCAAGTTATTTCTTTCTATGTaattttttctactttataaCCTAGCAAACATCCTACTGCAAACTGACTACATTTTCTGTCTGGACTACAGAGGGGTTTTTTTGGTTATAACAACTTGCAAGATACTcttaagaaaaagaacaacCTAGTCTGTATTTGGCACTTTCACCTcccaaaatgtaaatacaaaaacaagaatTAATGTGCCAGGAATTCTAGTCCCTTTTCTAGACATTAACTATAGGGTTTTTAATGGTTGAGATACTTGGGTTTGCATGATGTTgtgttattattagtaatattcTTTCTGAATAACCAAAATAATCATGCAATTCACCTTGAAACTACTGGGGTGTATTGTACCTACTGGTACATGTAACTGTCAGGTGCCCTTTGTACCAACTGTATAGCTTTTTCTGCTCCGCCTTGAAATGGAAACAGACTTTGCATTTGTGCTCTAATAACAAATCCTGGACTGGACATCTCCTCAGCATTTCTTGAAGGTAACAGACTATGCCATGTGATGGTGCTGTATCACATTATCCTTTCTTGTATCCAAATGAGGACATATTTGCTCCCAAGGTCTTTAGGATTATATAGGtggtatatgtgtgtgtgtaaatatatatacacacacacattttctgaaccgcttgtcccatacagggtcgcggggaaccggagccaacccggcaacacagggcataatatatatatatatatatacatatacgcatacactttcagaaccacttgtcccatacagggtcgtggggaaccagagcctacccggcaacacagggcacaaggctagagggggaggggacacacccaggacgggacgccagtccatcgcaaggcactccaagcaggactcgaaccccagacccgctgcagagcaggacccggtccaacccactgcaccaccacgtcccccatatatgtatatacacacagtttATATGGTATGATATATAGGTGGTTTGTTCCTTGGTTCTGTGTTGGGGCAGCTCCCTGTTCCTCTGGATTTATATTCATATTGAGCCTGCCAAAAGCCCTGTTTCTACACTATGCTGCAACATCAATACTGAGAAATCAGAGGACCATCACAAGTCATATTCTGTACAAACTAGATCGCTCAGCATTTGGCCATTGACATGGACACATCCAGATAAAGAATTTATATGATTTGTCCCTGATATTTAATTAGAAGAATAAGAAATTAGTCATACTGAAGGTGATTAAGTCTTAGGGGCAGTTATGTGATGAGAAAAGCCCAGCAAACAGTGCCTGGCTGTAATGCGCACAGAATTTTGAGAAGTCGTTTAAGTTTATAGCAGACGTGATATATCAGTTTTATAGATTttatcagtttttcattttttctctaAGCTTAAGAGGCAAACTGACATAGAGATACAATTGCACATGACTTTGTGCACGCATTTCTTGTAGATGGAGATACTCTGCAGATTCTCTGTCTTACTGCATGGAAGTTTTTGAATTATTTCCTTCCATTACGTAACAGACAATGTCTACAGCAGACACCGGAGATACCATTCTGAAACAGATCACTGACCATTGGTCAGGCTAAAATTCTTTCTGTGACTGATTAAAACATGCCAATTTCCCCTTTCAAAGTGTGATGTGCCCAGACACCCACTTGTTCAGTCCTTGGACTATAATATGATGGCAGGTGTTCTGAGAACAGCAATCATTTGTCTGCCGATGGTTATGCGTAAGCTTGGCAAAGTGTATTTGTGGACAGCTGTGGATCATTAATGTTTTCACAAAGTGTCATTTCTCCGGTTTGATGGTACTCTGGCCTGGTCTTTGGGCTAAATGAACCTCACCCCTCCTGCATGTTTTCCATCATTACATTGTTAACAGTTTgcacataaaaatgaaagttcTGGATTTTATTTTCCACAGCAATATAGTTACAAACACATGATATAAAATTCCTATTTCCAtgctttgcagattttttttacgtttttttccaaaggttgGTAATTCCACTCAAGGCACAGAGCCAATCTTGGAGGGTTGACACAAATGTCTATGCCAGTAAAAATCTCAAAGCCCCCTATTTATTTCGCTTCGAAGATCATGTCTGCATCATCATTAAGGTAAGGCATGCTGTATGGCAGCAAAAGTCTATTGCATCCTATTTTCATTCCATTAATCACCACTTTTATGCGTCATATAAGGCACATAACGTCTTATTAAGATTACAAGACTGCTGTGAACAAATGCAgtcataattttattaaaagaatTTTGTTCCATTATTAATCTGTTCAACATGAATTAATGTATTTACGCAGTGAATAAGAGTAGACCTCCACTGCAATGTTTCAAGCGAGCACGCATCACTTGGTGGAATCCATTAAGTTATGGATTATTTAAAGCAGTGTCTTAGATGTGTAGTTAcgctaagaaaaaaaattaaaaattaatatctcAGAAAAGTATATGCATTAATGAcaatattaacacacacacacacacacacacacacacacacacacacacattttcagaaccgcttgtcccagacagggtcacggggaaccagagccaacccggtaacacaaggtgtaaggccggagggggaggggacacacccaggacgggacgccagtccgccgcaaggcaccccaagcgggacttgaaccccagacccactggagagcaggactgtggtccaacctactgcgccaccgcaccccacaatattaacaataagaAACTATTTTATATAGCATCCTTTCAAAGGTGCGACTAAAATCACTTTAGAGTAGGACAAAAGATAAACAGGGAACAGTACACACACTGCCTacctaaaactgcttgtcccaagcagggttgcagtaaaccagagcctaacccagcaacacagaatgcaaggctggagggggagggtacacacacaggacaggacaccagtccatgacaaggcaccccaagcgggactcgaaccccagacccaccagagagcaggacccggccaaacccactg encodes the following:
- the b3galt9 gene encoding putative UDP-GlcNAc:betaGal beta-1,3-N-acetylglucosaminyltransferase LOC100288842, which translates into the protein MSFCRLRTHQWCFLLFNVLLFHALLFGADFVEEYLLQPAPRTYMDAKVLEIREQARKLDMNAVRANDTHWYVISNPRVCTDQDVFLLTLVFSTPENSSRRENIRGTWANRTHVQGFLVQTLFLLGSSHSPTTQAAIMVESKHYADIIQGWFIDSHKNLISKTVLAMQWAVTYCPFARFILITDESAFINILALGEYLLTLRRHPEDLYMGRVVHQDMPDRDPRSTRYVSPNQYSHKYFPDYCAGLAFVVSQDVARKVYVASSGVVAPVPYDVFVGLCAQRAGVVPTHSFRFSGERHIHYNICCYRFLFSSADVGTSELPLIWNDLQSKGNCSMLVTYYGLVKCKVLTYLDKLSFSNARP